TGTTGGCTGGGATTGGTGCCAACGGTTCTTTCACTAGTATTAATGACTATTGCTGTTCATGAGGTTGGAGCTACACCTACGGCTATCATGGGAGCATTGGAACCATTAACAGCAGTAGCCATCGGTGTGACGGTATTTGACGAATCACTCACCTTTAGACTTACTGTTGGAATTGTACTAATCCTTTCTGCTGTAATACTGATAGTGATGGGTAAGAATTTTCATTTGCTTACCCTCAAACATGCAATGGTTTCTATCGTAAGAAAAACCTGGCGATGGAAGTCTTAAAATATATGTACCCCCTGGCACCTATAAAAATGGAAATGACACTCCGTGAACTCATAAACTCAGTTGATGCAGAGCAATATAGCGACTCCCCGCTATTCCTGCAGCTCACCCAGACCAAACCCGAATATGGCGCGAGCCGACATATTCAGGTGGCCGAGTCCGATGGTAACATCATCGTTACGGGCGTTCACGTCGGTTCTCTGGGCGACATCCTCACCTACAGTATTGATGTTGACCCGAACCTGAACGTCTCCAAGACACAACTGCTGGAAGCTATCCAAAGGTAGAACATTTATGATAGGCGGTAGAACATTTGGTAGAACAACCATCATTAGTTAGTTACTTGTAATTCCTGATAGCTCTATTAATACCCAGCCAGGCTGCGTGGTTCAACATTGTTTCTAACGTGACAGAACTATCGAAGAATTAGTTAGTTAGCAGTATCATAACCGCTATTTAACACAAAATCGACGAACCTTTCAAGTTCGTCGATTCTAATTATTGTACACCCGCAGGGGTTCGAACCCTGGACACCCTGATTAAGAGTCAGGTGCTCTACCAACTGAGCTACGGGTGCATCTTTTTGGTTTTGCGGGTGCAAAGGTAGACATTTATTCTGATTCTACCAAATATTAAACTTACTTTTTATCAAAAAACATCACTATTTTTATAAATCAGCCTACCAAGCGTCGATTCATAGTTATTTTCGATGACAACAATGTTTACGTAACTGGTTTGAGCTGGTGATAAGAAAATAAAAGTCCCTTAATATATAAAAGGTGGCGGTTCACCAAAGAATTGAGCTATCACTTTTTTATGAACAAATCAAAGGAAAATTTTGGCGCATTCAGATATTTTGATTACTTTTGCATTCGCAAACAAAAACAGGAGCGTAGCTCAGTTGGTTCAGAGCGCTTCAGTCACATTGAAGAGGTCATCGGTTCGAGCCCGATCGTTCCTACAAAAAGCAGAATTGGAATAATAAGAACTGTGAGGTGAAGGCCTATTCTTATTATTCCAATTTTCATTAAAAACGGGTACAGAAAGGGTTTAAACATGACACAACAGAAAGACAAGCTATGGAACAGTAACTACTGGAAGGTGATGACAGCCAATTTTTCCATGCACTTTGCCTTCTATGTACTTGCGCCACTATTGCCACTCTATTTGAGCGAAGGCTACGGTGCCACGAAAGATATGATTGGTCTGGTTCTTTCAGGTTATTCTATTACAGCCCTTTTGGTACGTCCGTTCAGTGGATATGTAGTAGATAGTTTTCCGCGAAAAACGGTATTGCTCATCAGTCTGTTTATTTATTTCATTTGTTTCGGAGGCTATTTATTGGCCAGTTCGCTATTGCTCTTTGCCATAGTAAGAACACTTCACGGAGCACCCTTTGGGGCATCGAGCGTGGCTAACAGTACAATGGCCATAGACGTGCTGCCATCTAGCAGGCGAACAGAGGGCATAGGCTACTACGGACTGAGCAACAACCTGGCAACGGCCATTGCACCTACCATCGGCATTTTCATCTACCGATATACACACAACTTCGATATATTGTTCTGGCTGGCCTTTGTTGTGGCAGGACTTGGCTTTGCCGTCAATACCACCCTTCAAACCACCAACCGACAACCCATGCCCGGCAAAAAAGCACTATCGATGGACCGATTCTTCCTGCTGAAAGGATGGATGATAGGACTGAACATAGCATTCTTCGGCGTGTGCTATGGGGTACTGAGCAACTATCTGGCCATCTACGGAAAGGAAACAATGGGTATCACCAGCGGAA
The sequence above is a segment of the Prevotella sp. E9-3 genome. Coding sequences within it:
- a CDS encoding MFS transporter produces the protein MTQQKDKLWNSNYWKVMTANFSMHFAFYVLAPLLPLYLSEGYGATKDMIGLVLSGYSITALLVRPFSGYVVDSFPRKTVLLISLFIYFICFGGYLLASSLLLFAIVRTLHGAPFGASSVANSTMAIDVLPSSRRTEGIGYYGLSNNLATAIAPTIGIFIYRYTHNFDILFWLAFVVAGLGFAVNTTLQTTNRQPMPGKKALSMDRFFLLKGWMIGLNIAFFGVCYGVLSNYLAIYGKETMGITSGTGTYFMLLAIGLMLSRVIGGRKLRQGRLTYNAAEGVLISTLGYTLFVACPNMIGYYGSAMLIGLGNGHMWPAFQNMIIAMAKNNERGTANSTILTCWDLGMGLGIFVGGMIVEYIGYAAVFWWVAAMQALGAALFFIATRQVYLKGKREN